One Microlunatus soli genomic window carries:
- a CDS encoding serine hydrolase domain-containing protein produces the protein MPNQTSVPALQRATPESQGLRSTAITAFLDAVAGRPELELHSVMIMRHGRLLAEGWWQPYGRDQLQLLYSLSKSFTSTAAGMAAAEGLLSLDDKIIDVFSEHADVAIDDRVRRLTLRHLVRMASGHREDALPAAYKADPDDLVRGFLQVPPDEEPGSIFAYNNVATFVVGAAVQKVSGQTLGAFLSDRLFAKIGIDRYFWQSDTQGRHLGFSGLHLSTESIARFGQLIIQGGRWNDEQLLDPEWLALATSKQTDNSGEANPDWRQGYGYQFWMARHGFRGDGAYGQFCLVLPEQDAVVAITSATGDLQGILDEVWGNLLPGFDDHELPDDHAAATALSDRLAALSLPAPGSAAWSAGPVPEPDRQPPAIRIDTIDEIGSDRVVLQLDHDHPEQPGRPVPVRPTAPLRLTCGLGQWIGGSVEVTDAAASAAMLDYAASGVRNADGSFDAEICFLQTPHRLRLRQAADGSTEAGWLTTPLMPASPEQLAIRAVAV, from the coding sequence GTGCCGAATCAGACATCGGTCCCCGCGCTGCAGCGGGCGACCCCCGAGTCCCAAGGCCTGCGCAGTACGGCGATCACCGCGTTCCTCGACGCCGTCGCCGGCCGCCCGGAGCTCGAGTTGCACAGCGTGATGATCATGCGCCACGGGCGGCTGCTGGCCGAGGGGTGGTGGCAGCCGTACGGTCGTGATCAACTTCAGCTGCTCTACTCCTTGAGCAAGAGCTTCACCTCGACCGCGGCGGGGATGGCCGCGGCCGAGGGACTGCTCTCGTTGGACGACAAGATCATCGACGTCTTCAGCGAACACGCCGACGTCGCTATCGATGATCGGGTCCGTCGACTGACCCTGCGACACCTGGTCCGGATGGCCAGTGGTCACCGCGAGGACGCACTGCCGGCGGCATACAAGGCCGATCCCGACGATCTTGTCCGCGGTTTCCTGCAGGTCCCGCCGGACGAAGAGCCAGGTTCGATCTTCGCCTACAACAACGTTGCGACGTTCGTCGTCGGCGCCGCGGTCCAGAAGGTGTCCGGGCAGACGCTCGGCGCGTTCCTGTCCGACCGGCTGTTCGCCAAGATCGGTATCGACCGCTACTTCTGGCAGAGCGACACCCAGGGCCGGCATCTCGGCTTCAGCGGGCTGCATCTGAGCACCGAATCCATTGCCCGCTTCGGACAGCTGATCATCCAGGGTGGTCGCTGGAACGATGAACAACTGCTCGATCCGGAGTGGCTGGCACTGGCGACCAGCAAGCAGACCGACAATTCGGGCGAGGCCAATCCGGATTGGCGTCAGGGCTACGGCTACCAGTTCTGGATGGCCCGGCACGGCTTCCGCGGCGACGGCGCGTACGGGCAGTTCTGCCTGGTCCTGCCCGAGCAGGATGCGGTGGTCGCGATCACCTCGGCGACCGGCGATCTGCAAGGCATCCTGGACGAGGTCTGGGGCAACCTGCTGCCGGGCTTCGATGATCATGAACTCCCCGATGATCATGCCGCCGCGACGGCGCTGTCGGACCGGCTGGCGGCGCTGAGCCTGCCGGCGCCCGGATCGGCTGCCTGGTCGGCCGGCCCGGTCCCGGAGCCGGACCGGCAGCCGCCGGCGATCCGGATCGACACCATTGATGAGATCGGCTCCGACCGGGTCGTGTTGCAGCTTGATCATGATCATCCCGAGCAACCCGGTCGGCCGGTGCCGGTCCGGCCGACGGCACCGCTGCGCTTGACCTGTGGACTCGGACAGTGGATCGGCGGAAGCGTCGAGGTCACGGACGCTGCCGCGTCGGCGGCCATGCTCGACTACGCGGCGTCCGGCGTACGCAACGCCGATGGCAGTTTCGACGCGGAGATCTGCTTCCTCCAGACGCCGCACCGACTCCGGCTGCGGCAGGCCGCCGACGGCAGCACCGAAGCCGGCTGGCTCACCACACCACTGATGCCGGCCTCGCCGGAACAACTCGCCATCAGGGCCGTCGCGGTCTGA
- a CDS encoding carbohydrate ABC transporter permease has product MIDGMPTPGWPERVVKGVFLTIICALVVLPFIGVISTSLATPEEVNRAGGFVMFPTGGIDLTAYESIFAGGTVTQALLVSGFITAVGTAISLVLTCTLGWALSRRGTIGNKALLMLVLISLLFNPGLIPTYLVVQQFGLLDSLWSVIVPTCVSAFNVIVVRSFFTGLPAEILDSARIDGASEWKMFRHIGIPLSKAVIAVIGLFYGVGYWNSFFNALLYINDASKWPLQLVLRTYVVNGVELGGQDLGLGNEALPPQTTIQMAILMISIIPILCVYPFIQRHFAKGVLTGAVKG; this is encoded by the coding sequence GTGATCGATGGGATGCCGACCCCGGGCTGGCCCGAACGCGTGGTCAAGGGCGTCTTCCTGACCATCATCTGTGCCCTGGTCGTGTTGCCGTTCATCGGGGTGATCTCGACCAGCCTGGCCACTCCCGAAGAGGTCAACCGGGCCGGCGGGTTCGTGATGTTTCCCACCGGCGGCATCGACCTCACCGCCTACGAATCGATCTTCGCCGGTGGCACCGTCACCCAAGCCCTGCTGGTCTCCGGCTTCATCACCGCGGTCGGCACCGCCATCTCCCTGGTGTTGACCTGCACCCTGGGCTGGGCGTTGAGCCGACGCGGCACCATCGGCAACAAAGCGTTGTTGATGCTGGTCCTGATCAGCCTGTTGTTCAACCCCGGCCTGATCCCGACCTACCTGGTGGTCCAACAATTCGGCCTGCTGGACAGTCTGTGGTCAGTGATCGTGCCGACCTGTGTCAGCGCGTTCAACGTGATCGTGGTCCGGTCCTTCTTCACCGGCCTGCCCGCCGAGATCCTCGACTCGGCCCGGATCGACGGCGCCTCGGAATGGAAAATGTTCCGCCACATCGGCATCCCGTTGTCCAAAGCCGTGATCGCCGTCATCGGCCTGTTCTACGGCGTCGGCTACTGGAACAGCTTCTTCAACGCCCTGCTCTACATCAACGACGCCAGCAAATGGCCCCTCCAACTCGTCCTCCGCACCTACGTCGTCAACGGAGTCGAACTCGGCGGCCAAGACCTCGGCCTGGGCAACGAAGCCCTCCCACCCCAAACCACCATCCAAATGGCCATCCTGATGATCTCCATCATCCCCATCCTCTGCGTCTACCCCTTCATCCAACGCCACTTCGCCAAAGGCGTCCTCACCGGCGCCGTCAAAGGCTGA
- a CDS encoding VOC family protein, translating to MANTHHAINYVELAATDLQASKDFFGGVFGWTFNDYGPDYAGIRAADGDGEVGGLNPAASAGSGAPLVIIYSDDLDATLTAVRDAGAPITEGPYDFPGGRRFHFTDPGGNQLAVWGS from the coding sequence ATGGCCAACACGCATCACGCGATCAACTACGTCGAGCTCGCAGCAACCGACCTGCAGGCGTCCAAGGACTTCTTCGGCGGAGTCTTCGGCTGGACGTTCAACGACTACGGGCCGGACTATGCCGGGATCCGGGCGGCCGACGGTGACGGTGAGGTCGGCGGTCTCAATCCGGCGGCTTCTGCCGGGTCCGGAGCGCCACTGGTGATCATCTACTCCGATGATCTGGACGCCACGCTGACGGCCGTCCGTGACGCCGGCGCGCCGATCACCGAGGGCCCCTACGACTTCCCCGGCGGGCGCCGGTTCCACTTCACCGATCCGGGTGGCAATCAACTCGCCGTCTGGGGAAGTTGA
- a CDS encoding alkaline phosphatase family protein: protein MTDGSARIPGRPGDATGTRRLPEMIRPAYQRSTLADLMPSIGARLGVPGCSTIIELPDADRFVVVLVDGLGWHLLRRAVRNAGYLTSLMGEARPITSGVPSTTATSLTCLGTGLAPGEHGLVGYTSRVPETREVLNSLYWDAPVVPEEYQPRQTMFERAAAAGVAVSSVSPSHFATSGLTAAAQRGADFVGFTARASDRDRADLIGRAARRGSRSLVYAYERDLDHAGHAHGCESPDWLDVLTLIDRRLGLLRERLPEDVAMIITGDHGMIDIRQDHRITAEDEPELMIGVDAIAGEGRFRQLYVDHDNPRLVAARWADLLGDRAWVRTREDAIDDGWFGAVDDRVLERYGHVLVAMRDDWAIMTDTQPRESGLVGMHGSLTPAEMTVPLLVG from the coding sequence ATGACCGACGGATCTGCGCGGATCCCCGGCCGACCGGGTGACGCCACCGGCACGCGTCGGCTGCCGGAGATGATCCGACCGGCCTACCAGCGCTCGACGCTGGCCGACCTGATGCCGAGTATCGGTGCGCGGCTCGGGGTGCCGGGCTGCTCCACCATCATCGAACTACCCGATGCGGACCGCTTCGTGGTGGTGTTGGTCGACGGACTGGGTTGGCATCTGCTGCGTCGAGCGGTCCGCAACGCCGGCTATCTGACCAGCCTGATGGGCGAGGCCCGACCGATCACGTCCGGTGTGCCGAGCACGACCGCGACCAGTCTGACCTGTCTGGGGACCGGATTGGCGCCGGGGGAGCACGGTCTGGTCGGCTACACCTCACGAGTGCCGGAGACCCGTGAGGTGCTGAACTCGCTCTACTGGGATGCGCCGGTGGTTCCCGAGGAATACCAGCCCAGACAGACGATGTTCGAGCGGGCCGCCGCGGCCGGCGTGGCGGTCAGTTCGGTGTCACCGTCCCATTTCGCGACCAGCGGGTTGACCGCCGCTGCGCAGCGCGGTGCCGATTTCGTCGGCTTCACCGCGCGGGCGAGCGATCGGGACCGCGCCGACCTGATCGGGCGGGCGGCCCGACGCGGCAGCCGCAGCCTGGTGTACGCCTACGAGCGCGATCTTGATCATGCCGGCCATGCCCACGGCTGCGAATCGCCTGACTGGCTGGACGTCCTGACCCTGATCGACCGCCGACTGGGACTCCTTCGGGAGCGTCTGCCGGAGGACGTCGCCATGATCATCACCGGGGATCACGGCATGATCGACATCCGGCAGGATCATCGGATCACCGCCGAGGACGAGCCGGAGCTGATGATCGGTGTCGACGCGATCGCCGGCGAGGGCCGCTTCCGGCAGCTGTATGTCGACCACGACAATCCGCGGTTGGTGGCGGCCCGGTGGGCCGACCTGCTCGGCGACCGGGCCTGGGTCCGGACCAGGGAAGACGCGATCGACGACGGCTGGTTCGGCGCGGTCGACGATCGAGTTCTGGAGCGCTACGGCCACGTCCTGGTGGCGATGCGCGACGACTGGGCGATCATGACCGATACTCAGCCGCGGGAGTCCGGTCTGGTCGGCATGCACGGTTCGCTGACCCCCGCCGAGATGACCGTCCCGCTGCTGGTCGGCTGA
- a CDS encoding LacI family DNA-binding transcriptional regulator: MRTVRLVDVAERAGVSIKTVSNVVHDHPYVRAELRARVQAAIDELGYRPNLSARRLVTGRTGTILVAVTSIDVPYFGDLCQRLDRAVRNVGMQIVIEQTYATRESESAVLDQRERGLVDGVIFHSVTLSAEELAAHRLGLPVVLLGEAPAPAGVDHVKMDNVAAAAEATASLLAAGRRRVAFLGHERRGLSHTTGQRLTGYKQAIKAAGMSLDRRLYLRVDDYSPESGRRAVKDAIERGIGFDAIMCRDDLLALGALHALADLGRAVPEEVAVIGWDDLSIAAHLTPPLSSIAPDKDALAGQATRLLMERLNGYHGPGRHELVPYRLIERASSAATDSTVRGRDAAGSDPR; this comes from the coding sequence ATGCGCACCGTGCGACTGGTCGACGTCGCCGAGCGCGCCGGGGTGTCGATCAAGACCGTCTCCAACGTCGTGCACGACCACCCCTACGTCCGTGCCGAGCTGCGGGCACGGGTCCAGGCTGCCATCGATGAGTTGGGTTACCGACCCAATCTGTCGGCCCGCAGATTGGTGACCGGCCGGACCGGCACCATCCTGGTTGCCGTCACATCGATCGACGTGCCCTACTTCGGCGACCTCTGCCAGCGCTTGGATCGGGCCGTCCGCAACGTCGGGATGCAGATCGTCATCGAGCAGACCTATGCGACCCGCGAGTCCGAGTCGGCGGTGCTGGATCAGCGCGAGCGAGGGCTGGTCGACGGTGTGATCTTCCACTCGGTCACGTTGTCAGCGGAGGAATTGGCGGCTCATCGGCTCGGGCTGCCCGTGGTCCTGCTCGGTGAGGCACCGGCACCGGCCGGTGTCGATCATGTGAAGATGGACAACGTTGCGGCGGCAGCGGAGGCGACCGCCAGCCTGTTGGCCGCCGGTCGACGTCGGGTCGCCTTCCTGGGACACGAACGGCGTGGGTTGAGTCACACCACGGGCCAGCGGTTGACCGGCTACAAGCAGGCGATCAAGGCGGCCGGGATGTCCCTGGACCGGCGACTGTATCTGCGGGTCGATGACTATTCCCCAGAGTCCGGCCGGCGGGCGGTCAAGGATGCGATCGAACGGGGGATCGGATTCGACGCGATCATGTGCCGCGACGATCTTCTTGCACTGGGCGCTCTGCATGCGCTGGCCGATCTGGGCCGGGCCGTGCCCGAGGAGGTCGCGGTGATCGGCTGGGACGATCTGTCGATCGCGGCTCACCTGACCCCACCGCTGAGCAGCATCGCGCCGGACAAGGACGCGTTGGCCGGGCAGGCAACCCGGCTGTTGATGGAACGCCTGAACGGTTACCACGGTCCCGGACGGCATGAGCTGGTGCCGTATCGGCTGATCGAGCGAGCCAGCTCCGCCGCGACCGATTCGACCGTCCGCGGTCGGGATGCGGCCGGGTCGGATCCCCGGTAG
- a CDS encoding nitroreductase/quinone reductase family protein: MADWNQNIIDEFRNNGGTVSTMGFGRGLVLVHHRGAKSGTERINPLAAIRESDDSWLIAASAGGADANPAWYHNLLAHPDVTIETPDDGVVSVRARDLPRPERDVAWSRFTEMSDGFAGYEKKTSRVIPVLRLTRR; the protein is encoded by the coding sequence ATGGCTGATTGGAATCAGAACATCATCGACGAGTTCCGCAACAACGGCGGAACAGTCAGCACCATGGGCTTCGGGCGTGGACTGGTGCTGGTGCACCACCGGGGTGCCAAGTCCGGCACTGAGCGGATCAACCCGTTGGCGGCGATCCGCGAGTCCGACGACAGCTGGCTGATCGCTGCATCGGCCGGCGGCGCGGACGCCAACCCGGCCTGGTACCACAATCTGCTTGCACACCCCGACGTGACGATCGAGACTCCGGACGACGGTGTGGTGTCCGTCCGCGCCCGGGATCTGCCGCGGCCCGAACGGGACGTCGCGTGGTCGCGGTTCACCGAGATGTCCGACGGCTTCGCGGGGTATGAGAAGAAGACCTCGCGGGTGATCCCGGTGCTGCGGCTGACTCGTCGCTGA
- a CDS encoding thymidine kinase encodes MAEFVFFTGPMDCGKSTLALQLDYTHNSTGREGRLFTSRDRAGEAIISSRLGLRRPAIEVGDQLDFWAYVVGELTGGKRIDYLICDEAQFYRPGQVDQLARIVDELQIDVFAFGILTDFQTRIFPGSQRLVELADRIDTLQVRALCWCGQQATHNARTLDGEMVTEGDQVVVGDTASTDPADPVAAYEVLCRRHHRRRVTRAVAKATLSDPLPFGDGSDDDSQLWD; translated from the coding sequence GTGGCTGAGTTCGTGTTCTTCACCGGTCCGATGGACTGTGGCAAATCGACGTTGGCGCTGCAGCTGGACTACACGCACAACAGCACCGGGCGTGAAGGCCGGCTGTTCACCAGTCGGGACCGGGCCGGCGAGGCGATCATCTCGTCCCGGCTGGGGCTGCGCCGACCGGCGATCGAGGTCGGTGACCAGCTCGACTTCTGGGCCTATGTGGTCGGCGAACTGACCGGCGGCAAACGCATCGACTACCTGATCTGCGACGAGGCCCAGTTCTACCGCCCCGGGCAGGTCGATCAGCTGGCCCGGATCGTCGACGAGCTCCAGATCGACGTCTTCGCCTTCGGGATCCTGACCGATTTCCAGACCCGGATCTTCCCCGGCTCGCAACGGCTGGTCGAGCTGGCGGATCGGATCGACACGCTGCAGGTCCGGGCGCTGTGCTGGTGCGGTCAGCAAGCGACCCACAATGCGCGGACGTTGGACGGCGAGATGGTCACCGAGGGCGACCAGGTCGTGGTCGGCGACACTGCCTCGACCGATCCCGCCGATCCGGTGGCGGCCTATGAGGTGTTGTGCCGTCGTCATCACCGGCGTCGGGTGACCCGGGCCGTGGCCAAGGCGACGCTGTCCGACCCGTTGCCGTTCGGTGACGGCTCGGACGACGACAGCCAGCTCTGGGACTGA
- a CDS encoding type 2 periplasmic-binding domain-containing protein → MIPSRAATGRTLTRRALLGAGTAVGLSGALAGCSNEGRGGTTGANDAASKSKVRPAYIPYQGVEPDMAGATIGIPDAFNKYPAEPVQAIDAPPGDGEPIKVMTFTNTPIPPKLSRNDFWQEFNKRAGSPLELDLTPSVDYDKKFATAVAGDKLGELFMIGGIPQKPQMLAAKAVDLTPHLAGDKIKKYPFLANLADASWNAAIFDGKIYGIPIPRGAISSQALYARKDILDDLGLSTELKSADDFVQLCKELSNKRKNQFALANVPTQFVQNMFGIANSWTEEGGKLVSNREDPAQQDALALLAKLWKAGYIHPDAFASQNQDMKTRFGNGTSALVFDTFSGWPGYLQTMPQNAELAVIPTPAHDGSGVGKTWLGAPTIAVTAISKKAEDRVETLLSYLNYLATPFGTSEYLFRRFGIEGVDHEISDGNPVLTDKGLSETQLSLGYQADAPWAIFLPDRTGSAQACFDAMKKICPDALTNPVAGMYSETENRKGGQLNEDIGNITDDIIQGRKPVSAWAPAVKKWKAGGGDKIADELYAALKSSR, encoded by the coding sequence ATGATCCCATCCCGGGCCGCGACCGGTCGGACGCTGACCCGTCGGGCGCTGCTCGGTGCCGGCACGGCTGTCGGCCTGTCCGGCGCCCTAGCCGGTTGCTCCAACGAGGGACGCGGCGGGACCACCGGAGCCAACGACGCCGCCTCCAAGTCGAAGGTCCGGCCGGCCTACATCCCGTACCAGGGTGTCGAACCTGACATGGCCGGCGCCACAATCGGCATCCCGGACGCCTTCAACAAGTATCCGGCCGAACCGGTGCAGGCGATCGACGCTCCGCCCGGCGACGGCGAGCCGATCAAGGTGATGACGTTCACCAACACCCCGATCCCGCCGAAGCTCTCCCGCAACGACTTCTGGCAGGAGTTCAACAAGCGAGCCGGCTCACCGTTGGAGCTCGATCTCACCCCGTCGGTGGACTACGACAAGAAGTTCGCCACCGCGGTCGCCGGCGACAAGCTCGGTGAGTTGTTCATGATCGGCGGCATCCCGCAGAAGCCGCAGATGCTGGCCGCCAAGGCCGTCGACCTCACACCACACCTGGCCGGCGACAAGATCAAGAAATACCCGTTCCTGGCCAACCTGGCCGATGCCAGTTGGAATGCGGCGATCTTCGACGGCAAGATCTACGGCATCCCGATCCCCCGCGGAGCCATCAGCTCCCAGGCGCTCTATGCGCGCAAGGACATCCTCGATGATCTTGGACTGTCCACCGAGCTGAAGTCCGCCGACGACTTCGTCCAACTCTGCAAGGAACTCAGCAACAAGCGCAAGAACCAATTCGCGCTGGCCAACGTGCCGACCCAGTTCGTTCAGAACATGTTCGGCATCGCCAACAGTTGGACCGAGGAGGGCGGCAAGCTGGTCAGCAATCGGGAGGATCCGGCGCAGCAAGATGCGCTCGCCCTGCTGGCCAAACTCTGGAAGGCCGGCTACATCCACCCCGACGCCTTCGCCAGCCAGAACCAGGACATGAAGACCCGCTTCGGCAACGGCACCAGTGCGCTGGTGTTCGACACCTTCAGCGGCTGGCCCGGCTATCTGCAGACGATGCCGCAGAACGCCGAGCTCGCGGTCATCCCGACGCCGGCGCACGACGGCTCCGGCGTCGGCAAGACCTGGCTCGGCGCACCGACGATCGCGGTCACTGCGATCAGTAAGAAGGCCGAGGACCGGGTCGAGACCCTGCTCAGCTATCTGAACTACCTCGCCACGCCGTTCGGCACCAGCGAGTACCTGTTCCGACGGTTCGGCATCGAGGGTGTCGATCACGAGATCTCCGACGGCAATCCGGTGCTGACCGACAAGGGGCTGAGCGAAACCCAGCTCTCCCTCGGTTATCAGGCCGACGCGCCGTGGGCGATCTTCCTTCCCGACCGCACGGGCAGCGCTCAGGCCTGCTTCGACGCCATGAAGAAGATCTGCCCCGACGCCCTCACCAACCCGGTCGCCGGCATGTACTCCGAGACCGAGAACCGTAAGGGCGGTCAACTCAACGAAGACATCGGCAACATCACCGACGACATCATCCAAGGCCGCAAACCCGTCTCCGCCTGGGCACCCGCAGTCAAGAAATGGAAGGCCGGCGGCGGCGACAAGATCGCCGACGAACTCTACGCAGCACTCAAATCCTCCCGCTGA
- a CDS encoding ABC transporter permease, whose translation MATEPASRVALTDRGADTAEKSAGRTGEPSVSGRRRVPFGARLWRDYPVLVLAVPGMLIILAFQYYPLYGNVIAFQDFQPYLGIGKSLWNGVENFGVIVNGDPEFLNAVKNTLVLTLIQTVIVFPAPIVVAIVLHTLLSNKVRQLVQSILYLPHFMSWVIVVAIFQQVLGGTGMINNWLRGHGLDAVHVIGNAEAFRALLTSQVMWKDTGWATILFLAVLSQIDRSLYEASAVDGSSRWQQIVHVTLPGLKPIIILLLILKLGDSLSVGFEQIILQQPAVGTDASEVLDTYVYNNGILGGAWGVSAAVGLVKGVIGLALVLAANKLAHRLGEEGIYRG comes from the coding sequence ATGGCTACTGAGCCGGCTTCGCGTGTCGCCCTGACCGACCGGGGCGCCGACACCGCCGAGAAGTCAGCAGGCCGGACCGGCGAGCCGAGCGTGTCGGGGCGGCGTCGGGTGCCGTTCGGTGCGCGGTTGTGGCGGGATTATCCGGTGTTGGTGTTGGCGGTGCCGGGGATGTTGATCATTTTGGCGTTTCAGTATTACCCGTTGTATGGCAATGTGATCGCGTTCCAGGATTTCCAGCCGTATCTGGGGATCGGTAAGAGCCTGTGGAACGGTGTGGAGAATTTCGGTGTCATCGTGAACGGTGATCCGGAGTTTTTGAACGCGGTGAAGAACACTCTGGTGTTGACGTTGATCCAGACGGTGATCGTGTTCCCGGCGCCGATCGTGGTCGCGATCGTGTTGCACACGTTGTTGTCGAACAAGGTGCGGCAGTTGGTGCAGTCGATCCTGTATCTGCCGCATTTCATGTCCTGGGTGATCGTGGTCGCGATCTTCCAGCAGGTGTTGGGCGGGACCGGGATGATCAACAACTGGCTACGTGGGCACGGGTTGGACGCGGTCCATGTGATCGGTAATGCCGAGGCGTTCCGGGCGTTGTTGACCTCGCAGGTGATGTGGAAGGACACCGGGTGGGCCACGATCTTGTTCCTGGCGGTGTTGTCCCAGATCGATCGGTCGTTGTATGAGGCGTCGGCGGTGGACGGGTCGTCGCGGTGGCAGCAGATCGTGCATGTCACGTTGCCGGGGTTGAAACCGATCATCATCTTGTTGCTGATCTTGAAGTTGGGTGACTCGTTGTCGGTCGGGTTCGAACAGATCATCCTGCAACAGCCCGCGGTCGGGACCGATGCCAGTGAGGTGTTGGACACCTACGTCTACAACAACGGCATCCTGGGCGGGGCCTGGGGTGTGTCGGCAGCGGTCGGGCTGGTCAAGGGCGTGATCGGTCTGGCCCTGGTGCTGGCGGCCAACAAACTGGCCCACCGGCTCGGCGAGGAAGGGATCTACCGCGGATGA
- a CDS encoding type 2 periplasmic-binding domain-containing protein: MTMFESRSLTRRALLGAGAAVGLSGALVGCSNEGRGGTTGANDVASKSKVRPAYIPYQGVKPDMSGAEYNIPDAFNTYPADPVQATTEPPGDGKPIKVMTYTNTPIPPKLSQNKFWQELNKRAGSPIEVNLTPSVDYNQKFATAVAGDKLGELFMIGGVPQKPQMLAAKAVDLTPHLAGDKIKKYPFLANLDDTSWNSAIFDGKIYGIPIPRGAISSQALYARKDILDAQGLSAELKNAEEFLELCKAVSDKRKNRFALANVPTQFVRNMFSIANGWTEEGGKLVTNLEDPAQEDALALLAKLWKAGYIHPDAFASQNQDMKTRFGNGTCPLVFDTFSGWPDYLPIMDKEAEITIIATPAHDGSGVGKTWIGGPTISVTGISKKAEDRVETLLSYLNWLATPFGTSEYLFRKFGIEDVDYTITDGNPVLTDKGFSETQLGLKYQADGPWTIFLPDRTGSAQACFDAMKKICPDALTNPVAGMYSETDNRKGGQLNEDIGNITDDIIQGRKPVSAWAPAVKKWKAGGGDKIADELYAALKSSR; encoded by the coding sequence ATGACGATGTTCGAATCTCGTTCCCTGACCCGTCGCGCGCTGCTCGGCGCCGGCGCGGCGGTCGGTCTGTCCGGCGCCCTGGTCGGATGCTCCAACGAAGGACGCGGCGGGACCACCGGGGCCAACGATGTCGCTTCGAAGTCGAAGGTCCGCCCGGCCTACATCCCCTACCAGGGTGTCAAACCCGACATGTCCGGGGCCGAATACAACATCCCCGACGCCTTCAACACCTACCCCGCCGACCCGGTCCAAGCGACCACCGAGCCACCGGGCGACGGCAAGCCGATCAAGGTGATGACCTACACCAACACCCCGATCCCGCCCAAGCTGTCCCAGAACAAGTTCTGGCAAGAACTCAACAAACGGGCCGGCTCACCGATCGAAGTCAATCTGACGCCGTCGGTCGATTACAACCAGAAGTTCGCCACCGCCGTCGCCGGCGACAAGCTCGGTGAACTGTTCATGATCGGTGGCGTCCCGCAGAAACCGCAGATGCTCGCAGCCAAGGCCGTCGACCTCACACCCCACCTCGCCGGCGACAAGATCAAGAAATACCCCTTCCTGGCCAACCTGGACGACACCAGCTGGAACTCCGCGATCTTCGACGGCAAGATCTACGGCATCCCGATCCCGCGCGGCGCCATCAGCTCGCAGGCGCTCTACGCGCGCAAGGACATCCTCGACGCGCAAGGACTTTCGGCTGAGCTGAAGAACGCCGAGGAGTTCCTCGAGCTCTGCAAGGCGGTCAGCGACAAGCGCAAGAACCGCTTCGCGCTGGCCAACGTGCCGACCCAGTTCGTCCGCAACATGTTCTCCATCGCCAACGGCTGGACCGAGGAAGGCGGCAAGCTCGTCACCAACCTGGAGGACCCGGCACAGGAGGACGCCCTGGCGTTGCTGGCAAAGCTGTGGAAAGCCGGCTACATCCACCCCGACGCCTTCGCCAGCCAGAACCAGGACATGAAGACCCGCTTCGGCAACGGCACCTGTCCGCTGGTGTTCGACACCTTCAGCGGCTGGCCGGACTACTTGCCGATCATGGACAAGGAAGCGGAGATCACGATCATCGCGACGCCGGCACACGACGGTTCCGGCGTCGGCAAGACCTGGATCGGCGGCCCGACGATCTCGGTCACCGGCATCAGCAAGAAGGCCGAGGACCGGGTCGAGACCCTGCTCAGCTATCTGAACTGGCTCGCGACCCCCTTCGGCACCAGCGAGTACCTCTTCCGCAAGTTCGGGATCGAGGACGTCGATTACACGATCACCGACGGCAACCCGGTACTCACCGACAAGGGGTTCAGCGAGACCCAACTCGGTTTGAAGTATCAGGCGGACGGTCCGTGGACGATCTTCCTGCCCGACCGCACGGGCAGTGCTCAGGCCTGCTTCGACGCCATGAAGAAGATCTGCCCCGACGCCCTCACCAACCCGGTCGCCGGCATGTACTCCGAGACCGACAACCGTAAGGGCGGTCAACTCAACGAAGACATCGGCAACATCACCGACGACATCATCCAAGGCCGCAAACCCGTCTCCGCCTGGGCACCCGCAGTCAAGAAATGGAAGGCCGGCGGCGGCGACAAGATCGCCGACGAACTCTACGCAGCACTCAAATCCTCCCGCTGA